From Vitis vinifera cultivar Pinot Noir 40024 chromosome 5, ASM3070453v1, the proteins below share one genomic window:
- the LOC100243487 gene encoding phloretin 4'-O-glucosyltransferase: protein MGQHHFLIISHPLQGHINPALQLAKRLIRTGAHVTFAVSVSAHRRMPKDPTLPGLTLVPFSDGYDDGLKYSNDHAQHYMSEIKRCGSETLRRITAMSADQGRPVTCLLHTILLTWAAELARSLQVPSALLWIQSATVFTIYYHYFNGYGDVVGDCSNEGSSPIELPGLPILLSSCDIPSFLLSSNIYASLLSTFQEEMEALRQETNPKVLVNTFDALEAEALRAVDKVKLIGIGPLVPSAFLNLLFVSLISFYCGCQ, encoded by the coding sequence ATGGGGCAGCACCACTTCCTCATTATATCACATCCACTGCAAGGCCACATCAACCCAGCCCTCCAATTAGCCAAGCGCCTGATCAGAACCGGCGCCCACGTCACATTCGCCGTCTCCGTCTCCGCCCATCGCCGAATGCCCAAAGATCCGACCCTCCCCGGTTTAACCCTAGTCCCCTTCTCCGATGGCTATGATGATGGGTTAAAGTACTCCAATGATCATGCCCAGCACTATATGTCCGAGATCAAGCGTTGTGGATCAGAAACCCTCAGGCGGATCACTGCAATGAGCGCTGACCAAGGCCGACCAGTTACTTGCTTACTGCACACCATCCTCCTAACCTGGGCGGCAGAACTGGCGCGTAGCCTTCAGGTTCCGTCGGCGCTTCTTTGGATTCAGAGCGCCACTGTTTTCACCATTTACTATCATTACTTCAATGGTTATGGTGATGTGGTTGGAGACTGCAGCAATGAGGGTTCAAGTCCAATTGAGTTACCGGGGCTTCCAATACTGCTGTCTAGCTGTGATATTCCGTCTTTTTTACTCTCTTCAAACATATATGCTTCGTTGCTCTCAACATTTCAAGAGGAAATGGAGGCACTAAGGCAAGAGACGAACCCCAAAGTGCTGGTGAACACCTTCGACGCACTGGAGGCCGAGGCGCTACGAGCTGTGGATAAGGTTAAATTGATTGGAATTGGACCTTTGGTCCCATCTGCTTTCTTAAACCTACTATTTGTCTCTCTCATCTCTTTCTATTGTGGTTGTCAATAA
- the LOC104879410 gene encoding uncharacterized protein LOC104879410, producing MGAAASPPVQAPAIPPSEGEAPSQRRYPTRRPPTDPMPLADQATSSVSRPPAKRTKFSGPGEPSHAPQPEPPTEDSRIPVGITPETVIRRPMIAGPPIEGNLDCRDRSFHSETYFDIETRGGYASAPQSSQRAAPVRAPQDAPPHLPDSATQRRYHTRRAAATPVAPTQIPPRSSPTKKAKTSEPGESSRAPRDSQS from the exons ATGGGAGCCGCAGCTTCGCCACCTGTTCAGGCCCCGgccattcccccatctgagggggaAGCCCCTTCTCAGCGCCGATACCCCACCAGGAGACCCCCCACGGACCCTATGCCACTAGCCGATCAAGCCACGAGCTCTGTTTCTCGGCCACCAGCGAAGAGAACCAAgttctcgggtcctggagagCCATCCCACGCACCTCAGCCAGAGCCACCTACAGAGGACTCTCGGATTCCTGTGGGGATTACTCCTGAGACCgttatcaggcgtcccatgatagcCGGACCACCGATAGAGGGCAACTTGGATTGCAGAGATCGATCCTTCCATTCCGAGACCTACTTTGAtatagag ACCCGAGGAGGCTATGCCTCAGCTCCCCAGAGCAGTCAAAGAGCTGCCCCTGTGCGGGCCCCACAAGATGCACCCCCACATTTACCTGATTCTGCCACTCAGCgcagataccatacgaggagagcaGCTGCCACGCCTGTGGCCCCTACTCAGATTCCACCTAGGAGTTCTCCTACAAAGAAGGCCAAGACTTCAGAGCCAGGAGAGTCTTCCAGAGCACCTCGAGATTCACAGTCTTAG